cgagccgcgcgttACCaacagagcctgcggcgctaccatcagcgccacgtccgggcccgatcactctgcgtcgacgacctcgtcttacgccgcgtccaaacgcgtgctggattgagcaagctctcaccaatgtgggagggtccgtatcgagtgatcggcgtcccccggccgggctccatacggctggccacgggcgacggcactgagttgcctaacccatggaacatcgagcaccttcgtcgcttctacccctgaggggaggggtcgggtgtcaggtttcgggctcgggccaaccccgcaccccccctcgggtgtgcagggttggccgggggctgccacacatgcacattctcttttctcttacttcagtatttcaataaaagcagtttcaatttcctaagggctgtatctgtgccgttttttcctttttgaagaaTTTTGGCTTGAAATAAGGTcgctcgtgctcaaccttgccctcgggggctcggttcggtcagctaaaatcgccaaacggggcccagaaccgagccgtgccctggggcgtggtgaactccgggggggaatcggcaaaaacccacaatcgggtcacccataaccctcggtcaccacgttcccggcctggccagtctcgacatgtggatctccccaggcactagccccgacccgcgctcTTCGAGGATtgggacttgggcacgagcccttaaatcaagctaagacacaaaaggaccacggcacagatcatcctcatctcatttGTATAGCAAAGtaaaattaacacaaaaattttttcatcattttttgattgcagattaagttgatctatacaaaaaagaggcctgaaggccttagaagaaagaaaaagaaaaaactggagattggcgggggcctgggggctcaatccgatgcgcccgggtcgccggcctcgtcgtcactgCCGTCTGcaccgctggcgtcgccctcctcgtcggagttgggggcgaacgcgagccgaggggccgagccctcgaagctgtggacgatgtggtcggcggcatcccggacctgcgcgcgcgcgctgtcTTCAGTCCCAGGtgggaactcatccagcgccatccacggagagaagttggggtccctggcctggtagctcgccaggacgagctccaccgctccttgggcgaggtccctcgaggatgacttgatggtcttctcgagctcctcggggagctgctggagagccccggccatcttcgagaggtGCTGAGCGAGACCTCCCTGGTTGGTGGAGTACTTCATTGcctggcctttccagaggcccgcctgccgaccggcgcgatccagacgggagactgcatcccaaagcatgccgggccctatctcgcccgccaagcggagggcctcggcttcccTGGCGGATGAGTCTAGCGCACGCTGCATGTCGGCGATGGTGAGTTCGGTAGCTGCGAGGCGGGTGGCTAAGTCactttcgcccgcagccgccccgccACTGCGTGCCCTCGAGTCCAGCTCcttctcccgcgcctcgaggtcagcggcccgctggtccagtgcggccctctcggcgcggacacATTCTAGATTGCGGCGTGCCTGCTCCGTCAGCGCTGCCtcacggagggacaggctgtccgccaaccgttgcgccgcggcctcggcctcttcgagagctcgctcccgctcggtaagcgcgtcctcgcggaggcggagtgcggactcctcttcggcgcaggcagactcgtgcgccgccagcgttgcctcccgggtggcgacggcggcctcgcggtccgccaggtccttctccgcgacgcaggcgcgctcttccagcgccatggcgcgcgcctcgagggcctcttcacgccgccggagcgccgcttcggtctccgttgctcgctgctctcgggcagcggcggcatcaaggaccccctgggcggtgtcgagctttttctttagctccgcctcccagctcccgtattgaaggcggagggagtcctgcgcctcgttcatcacagtggtggcgatgagggcagccccccgctcctcctc
The Oryza sativa Japonica Group chromosome 6, ASM3414082v1 DNA segment above includes these coding regions:
- the LOC107281189 gene encoding uncharacterized protein, translating into MATSEAARDEAAGASLGPTSSGDAQATASGVARDEAAGASLGPTPSGDAQDQTGPGDIPESGTSIGGPSRAASSPRQLFPTPSVAPLSAEPLLQALAAANTAVLDGLSAQVEALQAERAELDAAWARVEEGRRSVEAMVEAGRKAHRRHVSDLEARKTALAEIAREVEEERGAALIATTVMNEAQDSLRLQYGSWEAELKKKLDTAQGVLDAAAAREQRATETEAALRRREEALEARAMALEERACVAEKDLADREAAVATREATLAAHESACAEEESALRLREDALTERERALEEAEAAAQRLADSLSLREAALTEQARRNLECVRAERAALDQRAADLEAREKELDSRARSGGAAAGESDLATRLAATELTIADMQRALDSSAREAEALRLAGEIGPGMLWDAVSRLDRAGRQAGLWKGQAMKYSTNQGGLAQHLSKMAGALQQLPEELEKTIKSSSRDLAQGAVELVLASYQARDPNFSPWMALDEFPPGTEDSARAQVRDAADHIVHSFEGSAPRLAFAPNSDEEGDASGADGSDDEAGDPGASD